The following proteins are encoded in a genomic region of Comamonas resistens:
- the guaD gene encoding guanine deaminase — translation MKIYRSALLRFADDGQAIYDSDALLAVAPDAGGVQRVVAAGNWQTLAEQYIHREGVEVVNLPGKLLAPGFVDLHIHYPQTDVIGAPAPGLLPWLENYTFPHESRFHEREYADAVAEFFMDELQRNGVTTALAFATSHPASVDAIMTAAQKRSMRMIAGKVLQDRNSPDGVRDDTEQGLIDTETLIQRWHGVGRLGYAITPRFAPTSTEAQLRGAGELAAKYGDVWIQSHVAENLDEVAWVKQLFPESRSYLAVYDDFGLMRERAVYAHSIWLDETDRQLMHDTRSAAAISPTSNQFLASGYFDYIKADEADMLYGLASDVGGGMSFSPFRTMQAAYVIGRESHAKQGLSLSPQRLWWQHTAGAARALGLQGVVGNLQPGCEADFVVINPGCTPLLERKTSQARNLDELLFAMIILGDDRLIEQTIVSQAK, via the coding sequence ATGAAAATCTACCGTAGTGCCCTGCTGCGCTTTGCCGATGACGGCCAGGCGATTTATGACTCCGATGCCTTGCTGGCCGTGGCACCCGATGCTGGGGGCGTGCAGCGCGTGGTGGCTGCGGGCAACTGGCAGACGCTGGCCGAGCAATACATCCACCGTGAAGGCGTGGAGGTCGTGAATCTGCCCGGCAAGCTGCTGGCGCCGGGCTTTGTCGACCTGCACATCCATTACCCTCAAACCGACGTGATCGGGGCGCCAGCCCCGGGCTTGCTGCCTTGGCTGGAAAATTACACCTTCCCACACGAGTCGCGCTTTCATGAGCGCGAGTACGCCGATGCGGTAGCCGAGTTCTTCATGGATGAGCTGCAGCGCAACGGCGTGACTACGGCGCTGGCCTTTGCCACCTCGCATCCGGCTTCGGTGGACGCCATCATGACGGCCGCGCAAAAGCGCAGCATGCGCATGATCGCCGGCAAGGTGCTGCAGGACCGCAACAGCCCCGACGGCGTGCGCGACGACACCGAGCAAGGCCTGATCGACACCGAAACCCTGATCCAGCGCTGGCATGGGGTGGGCCGCCTCGGCTATGCGATCACGCCGCGTTTTGCTCCCACCAGCACCGAGGCGCAACTGCGTGGCGCGGGCGAGTTGGCCGCCAAATATGGCGATGTATGGATTCAGTCCCATGTGGCCGAGAACCTGGACGAAGTCGCCTGGGTCAAGCAGCTGTTTCCCGAGTCACGCAGCTATCTGGCCGTCTATGACGACTTCGGCCTGATGCGCGAGCGCGCTGTTTACGCCCACAGCATCTGGCTCGATGAAACCGATCGCCAGCTCATGCACGACACGCGCTCGGCAGCGGCCATCAGCCCGACCAGCAACCAGTTCCTGGCCAGCGGCTACTTCGACTACATCAAGGCCGACGAGGCGGACATGCTTTACGGTCTGGCCAGCGATGTGGGCGGCGGCATGAGCTTTTCGCCATTTCGCACCATGCAGGCCGCCTATGTGATCGGGCGCGAGAGTCATGCCAAGCAGGGCCTGAGCCTGTCGCCCCAACGACTGTGGTGGCAGCATACGGCGGGCGCTGCGCGGGCCCTGGGTCTGCAGGGTGTGGTCGGCAATCTGCAACCGGGCTGCGAGGCCGACTTCGTCGTCATCAACCCTGGCTGCACGCCGCTGCTGGAGCGCAAGACCAGCCAGGCGCGCAACCTGGACGAGCTGCTGTTTGCCATGATCATCCTCGGAGATGACCGCCTGATTGAGCAAACCATTGTTTCTCAAGCAAAATAG
- the nadB gene encoding L-aspartate oxidase, whose product MPSINTPDMTTDVLIIGAGLAGLTVALSLPEHLRITILSKGPLHECASAWAQGGIAAVLDENDELEAHVQDTLVAGAGLCDETAVRRILAQGPQAIAWLQEHGVHFDTEAEGRLHLTREGGHSARRIAHVADHTGQAVHQSLLQACASRRHITLQACSPATELLLDGQRRCAGASVRHADGRPQRLLASHTVLATGGMGQIYASTTNPGSATGDGIALAWRAGCLVRDLEFMQFHPTALHIAGQALGLVSEALRGEGATLHLPGADGKPGERFMLRHDERAELAPRDIVARAIDSEMRAHQLPHVLLDISHRSRDWLEQHFPGVMALCAAHGIDIASQAIPVAPCAHYACGGVQANTDGSTGVAGLYAVGEVARTGLHGANRLASNSLLECVVMGRATALRIATQPLLKHSSIHSTYRNQGKGLNHKTLPEMQEALQRLMQTHVGIVRSNHSLIAAAKQLVLWRAQWRGADTALRNQLTLCSLMVDAALQRHNSVGAHCNLDWPPLEAAIA is encoded by the coding sequence ATGCCCTCCATCAACACCCCCGATATGACGACCGATGTGCTCATCATCGGCGCCGGGCTGGCCGGATTGACGGTTGCCCTCAGCCTGCCCGAGCATCTGCGCATCACTATCCTCAGCAAAGGCCCGCTGCATGAGTGCGCCAGCGCCTGGGCACAGGGCGGCATCGCCGCCGTGCTGGACGAGAATGACGAACTCGAAGCCCATGTGCAGGACACGCTGGTCGCCGGTGCCGGCCTCTGCGATGAAACCGCCGTGCGCCGCATCCTCGCTCAGGGCCCCCAGGCCATCGCCTGGTTGCAAGAGCATGGTGTCCACTTCGATACCGAAGCCGAGGGCCGCCTGCACCTGACGCGCGAAGGCGGCCACAGCGCCCGGCGCATTGCCCATGTGGCCGACCATACCGGCCAGGCCGTGCACCAGAGCCTGCTGCAGGCCTGCGCCAGCCGCCGCCACATCACGCTGCAGGCCTGCAGCCCCGCAACCGAGCTGCTGCTGGACGGCCAGCGACGCTGCGCGGGGGCCTCCGTGCGCCATGCCGATGGCCGCCCTCAGCGCCTGCTGGCCAGCCATACCGTGCTGGCCACGGGCGGCATGGGCCAGATCTACGCCAGCACCACCAACCCGGGCAGTGCCACGGGCGATGGCATTGCCCTGGCCTGGCGCGCGGGCTGCTTGGTGCGCGATCTGGAATTCATGCAGTTTCACCCGACCGCCCTGCACATCGCCGGGCAGGCTCTGGGCCTGGTATCCGAGGCGCTGCGCGGCGAAGGTGCGACTCTGCACCTGCCCGGCGCCGACGGCAAGCCTGGCGAGCGCTTCATGCTGCGCCACGACGAACGGGCCGAGCTGGCCCCGCGCGACATCGTGGCCCGCGCCATCGACAGCGAAATGCGTGCCCACCAATTGCCCCATGTGTTGCTGGACATCAGCCACCGCAGCCGAGACTGGCTGGAGCAGCATTTCCCCGGCGTCATGGCACTGTGCGCAGCGCATGGTATTGACATCGCCAGCCAGGCCATTCCCGTCGCACCCTGCGCCCACTATGCCTGCGGCGGCGTGCAGGCCAACACCGACGGCAGCACCGGCGTGGCTGGCCTGTATGCAGTGGGAGAAGTCGCCCGCACCGGCCTGCATGGCGCCAACCGGCTGGCCAGCAATTCCTTGCTGGAATGCGTGGTCATGGGGCGCGCCACGGCGCTGCGCATTGCGACCCAGCCTTTGCTCAAGCATTCCAGCATTCATAGCACCTACCGCAATCAGGGAAAGGGTTTGAACCATAAAACCCTGCCAGAGATGCAAGAGGCACTGCAGCGGCTGATGCAGACGCATGTGGGCATTGTGCGCAGCAACCACAGCCTGATCGCCGCCGCCAAGCAACTGGTGCTGTGGCGCGCCCAGTGGCGTGGTGCCGATACGGCCCTGCGCAACCAGCTGACCTTGTGCAGCCTGATGGTGGATGCCGCCCTGCAGCGTCACAACAGCGTGGGCGCGCATTGCAATCTGGACTGGCCGCCGCTGGAAGCCGCTATCGCGTGA
- the dcd gene encoding dCTP deaminase — translation MSIKSDKWIRRMAEQHGMIEPFEPGQVRQVDGKKIISYGTSSYGYDIRCAREFKVFTNIHSTVVDPKNFDEKSFVDFEGDYCIIPPNSFALARTVEYFRIPRDVLTVCLGKSTYARCGIIVNVTPFEPEWEGYVTLEFSNTTPLPAKIYAGEGCAQVLFFQGDEQCETSYKDRNGKYQGQHGVTLPKT, via the coding sequence ATGAGCATCAAGAGCGACAAATGGATCCGCCGGATGGCGGAGCAGCACGGCATGATCGAGCCTTTCGAGCCTGGCCAGGTGCGCCAGGTCGACGGCAAGAAGATCATCAGCTACGGTACTTCGAGCTATGGCTACGACATCCGTTGCGCGCGCGAGTTCAAGGTGTTCACCAATATCCACAGCACCGTGGTGGACCCCAAGAACTTCGACGAAAAGAGCTTTGTCGACTTCGAGGGCGACTACTGCATCATTCCGCCCAACAGCTTTGCGCTGGCCCGCACGGTCGAGTACTTCCGCATTCCCCGCGATGTGCTGACCGTCTGCCTGGGCAAGAGCACTTATGCGCGCTGCGGCATCATCGTCAATGTGACGCCGTTCGAGCCCGAGTGGGAAGGTTATGTGACGCTGGAGTTCTCCAACACCACGCCGCTGCCCGCCAAGATCTATGCGGGCGAAGGCTGCGCCCAGGTGCTGTTCTTCCAGGGCGACGAGCAGTGCGAGACCAGCTACAAGGACCGCAATGGCAAGTACCAGGGCCAGCATGGCGTGACCCTGCCCAAGACCTGA
- the glaH gene encoding glutarate dioxygenase GlaH, whose product MNATTPQHLIQPAAYEITAHPEHPRLLKLTLNTEALNAFLADVRDIDVQNLEYVPFMRFHLARRLKAHMGADFGETLVNIIKDRKHGGFVLGLEGVSQDSDDYVKFGTAIGHILGPANHDSMSNKYYARFLVKHTDSSDSYLRQAYRLFTMHTDGTFVTEATDWLLMMKFDEQNAVGGESRFLHLDDWSELQRFVQDPLGARPLLYKAPGSKNVNERVERPVFFHGEFGLSISFIDQFVQPANDAEAEYLQNLSESMENSPGTRTVSLPAGDLVVLNNYFYVHGRAPFERNEQLHRELMRQRGTFAQ is encoded by the coding sequence ATGAACGCTACGACCCCCCAGCACCTGATCCAGCCCGCCGCCTACGAGATCACCGCTCACCCCGAGCATCCTCGTTTGCTGAAACTGACGCTGAACACCGAAGCACTGAACGCCTTCCTGGCAGATGTGCGCGATATCGACGTGCAGAACCTCGAATACGTGCCTTTCATGCGCTTTCATCTGGCGCGCCGCCTGAAGGCGCACATGGGTGCCGACTTTGGCGAGACCCTGGTGAACATCATCAAGGACCGCAAGCATGGCGGCTTTGTGCTGGGTCTGGAAGGCGTGAGCCAGGACAGCGACGACTATGTGAAGTTCGGCACCGCCATCGGCCATATCCTGGGCCCGGCCAACCACGACTCCATGTCCAACAAGTACTACGCACGGTTCCTGGTCAAGCACACCGACTCCAGCGACTCCTATCTGCGCCAGGCCTATCGTCTGTTCACCATGCACACCGACGGCACCTTCGTGACCGAAGCCACCGACTGGCTGCTGATGATGAAGTTCGACGAGCAAAACGCCGTGGGCGGCGAGTCGCGCTTTCTGCACCTGGACGACTGGAGCGAGCTGCAGCGCTTCGTGCAAGACCCGCTGGGCGCCAGGCCCCTGCTGTACAAGGCCCCCGGCTCGAAGAACGTGAACGAGCGCGTCGAGCGCCCCGTGTTCTTCCACGGCGAGTTCGGCCTGTCCATCTCCTTCATCGACCAGTTCGTGCAGCCCGCCAACGATGCAGAAGCCGAATATCTGCAGAACCTGTCCGAATCGATGGAAAATTCGCCCGGCACCCGCACCGTCAGCCTGCCCGCCGGCGACCTGGTGGTTCTGAACAACTACTTCTACGTGCACGGCCGCGCGCCGTTCGAGCGTAACGAGCAACTGCACCGCGAGCTGATGCGTCAGCGCGGTACATTCGCTCAGTAA
- a CDS encoding LysR family transcriptional regulator has translation MLSYRQLEHFVAVAQELHFSRAADKLGVAQSAVSVQVQQLEQQLGVRLLQRNKRKPITLTDAGELLYDEAVAVLRHMERAQQIGLLAAQGMSGHVKLGYISSSVTSGVLARMLTQFRPGHEQVHMQVLAMETPRQLQALQQGEIDAGLLRPRRRYPEGVKAVIVHSEPFMVALAENHPLARHESISVADLRGQTFIAPQFINESEGFAEVLARLAETAGFSAREAYRVNDFITATSLAAAGYGIVVLPESNRLLNQPGVAFRPLRDFKESVHMALAYRERENSPAVRAFLAVAKSCVA, from the coding sequence ATGCTCAGCTACCGCCAACTCGAGCACTTCGTCGCCGTGGCCCAGGAGCTGCACTTCTCTCGCGCCGCCGACAAGCTGGGCGTGGCCCAGTCCGCCGTCAGCGTGCAGGTGCAGCAGCTGGAGCAGCAACTGGGCGTGCGCCTGCTGCAGCGCAACAAGCGCAAGCCCATCACGCTGACCGATGCGGGCGAGCTGCTTTATGACGAAGCCGTGGCCGTGCTGCGCCATATGGAGCGGGCCCAGCAGATCGGGCTGCTGGCGGCCCAGGGCATGAGCGGCCATGTCAAGCTGGGCTATATCTCCTCGTCCGTCACCTCGGGTGTGCTGGCGCGCATGCTCACGCAGTTCCGCCCCGGCCATGAGCAGGTGCACATGCAGGTGCTGGCCATGGAGACGCCGCGCCAGTTGCAGGCGCTGCAGCAGGGCGAGATCGATGCCGGTCTGCTGCGGCCGCGCCGTCGCTACCCCGAGGGGGTCAAGGCGGTCATCGTGCACAGCGAGCCCTTCATGGTGGCGCTGGCCGAGAACCACCCGCTGGCACGCCATGAATCCATCAGCGTGGCCGATCTGCGCGGCCAGACCTTTATTGCGCCGCAGTTCATCAACGAAAGCGAAGGCTTTGCCGAGGTGCTGGCGCGGCTGGCCGAGACGGCCGGGTTTTCGGCTCGCGAGGCCTATCGCGTCAACGACTTCATCACGGCGACCAGCCTGGCCGCCGCGGGCTACGGCATTGTGGTGCTGCCCGAGTCGAACCGCCTGCTCAATCAGCCGGGCGTGGCTTTCAGGCCGCTGCGCGACTTCAAGGAAAGCGTGCACATGGCACTGGCCTATCGCGAGCGCGAGAACTCGCCCGCAGTGCGCGCTTTTCTGGCCGTGGCCAAAAGCTGCGTGGCCTGA